The Temnothorax longispinosus isolate EJ_2023e chromosome 4, Tlon_JGU_v1, whole genome shotgun sequence genome has a window encoding:
- the LOC139812206 gene encoding uncharacterized protein produces the protein MPSRCTALRCSNNSDDGYTLVTYPRDELLKKQWIVAVGRGKNWSPTKSQKLCEVHFEPSEIIFVAGRKCVKPGAVPSRFCTCPSGDQANCPRKIKKSQQGITKKTKNVTENHCDHAYATSDQQKPLSVNIKSSGQTCLKRKLKILAQHQCGCVQTCKPLTKEDVQTTAESQEIVEQMDEMRPMDESEDLLRSIIEEDKRLRNEMKGIVEEVYNYNHSLILT, from the exons ATGCCATCGAGATGTACTGCGTTGAGGTGCTCCAATAACAGCGATGACGGCTATACATTAGTCACATATCCGCGTGATGAGCTGCTGAAGAAACAGTGGATTGTTGCGGTGGGAAGAGGGAAAAATTGGTCACCTACTAAATCTCAAAAACTTTGCGAG GTACACTTTGAGCCGtcggaaattatttttgttgctGGGCGCAAATGCGTTAAACCCGGTGCAGTTCCTTCTCGTTTTTGTACGTGTCCTTCAGGAGATCAAGCAAATTGtccaagaaaaattaaaaagagtcAACAAGGAATAACCAAGAAAACTAAAAATGTAACTGAAAATCATTGTGATCACGCATATGCTACATCGGACCAGCAAAAGCCATTgtctgtaaatattaaatccaGTGGACAGACATGTCTGAAAAGAAAACTGAAAATCTTGGCCCAACATCAGTGTGGCTGTGTGCAGACTTGCAAACCATTAACCAAAGAAGATGTACAAACTACTGCGGAGTCTCAAGAAATTGTAGAACAAATGGACGAAATGCGGCCAATGGACGAGAGTGAGGATTTGCTGAGGAGCATCATAGAGGAAGATAAACGGTTGCGGAATGAAATGAAAGGAATTGTGGAAgaagtatataattacaatcatTCACTAATCCTTACATAA